In one Musa acuminata AAA Group cultivar baxijiao chromosome BXJ2-5, Cavendish_Baxijiao_AAA, whole genome shotgun sequence genomic region, the following are encoded:
- the LOC135582416 gene encoding Holliday junction resolvase MOC1, chloroplastic-like isoform X1 has translation MATIQIGPQARLSRPTPLSMRTLCSAFRSKVLSAVLNHRGFCASALGFSSAEQLLGSGRRGSGLALSARVRTTASDALLKEEWLDSLSFPFSENFRQIVPVADEEIESDSDAEWVVGIDPDISGAVALLKPDGSGYSAQQVFDTPNLQVLVGKKVRKRLDARSMIRLLQSFGAPLGTTAFIEQSIPYPQDGKQGWWSGGFTYGLWIGILVASGFSVVPVACRVWKDHFDLYRSSSNKEDSRRTASDLFPSLDSSLKRKKDHGRAEALLIAAYGRSLKLH, from the exons ATGGCGACCATCCAAATTGGCCCACAAGCTCGCCTCTCCCGCCCAACGCCCCTCTCGATGAGGACTCTCTGTTCCGCCTTCCGATCCAAAGTCCTCTCCGCCGTTCTCAACCACCGGGGTTTCTGCGCCTCTGCCCTCGGTTTCAGCAGTGCTGAGCAGCTACTTGGCAGCGGGAGAAGGGGGTCCGGCCTCGCTTTGTCCGCTAGGGTTAGGACCACTGCTTCGGATGCCTTGCTTAAGGAGGAATGGCTGGATTccctctccttccccttctcGGAGAACTTCCGGCAGATCGTGCCCGTTGCCGACGAGGAGATTGAGAGCGATTCGGACGCCGAGTGGGTCGTCGGTATCGACCCTGATATTTCGGGAGCCGTGGCCCTCCTGAAACCCGATGGTTCTGGTTATTCTGCTCAG CAGGTATTTGATACTCCGAACTTGCAAGTATTGGTTGGAAAAAAAGTTCGAAAGCGCTTGGATGCAAGATCCATGATCCGATTGCTTCAAAGCTTTGGTGCACCACTTG GAACTACAGCATTTATTGAGCAGTCTATTCCTTATCCACAAGATGGAAAACAG GGGTGGTGGAGTGGAGGATTTACATACGGATTGTGGATTGGGATTTTAGTGGCATCAGGATTTTCAGTTGTGCCAGTGGCATGTCGTGTTTGGAAGGACCATTTTGACCTCTATCGAAGCTCCTCAAACAAG GAAGATAGCAGGAGAACAGCTTCTGACTTGTTTCCCTCGTTGGATTCTTCcctgaaaaggaaaaaggatcaTG GACGAGCTGAGGCTCTTCTGATTGCTGCCTATGGCAGGTCTCTCAAACTGCATTAG
- the LOC135582416 gene encoding Holliday junction resolvase MOC1, chloroplastic-like isoform X2, whose product MATIQIGPQARLSRPTPLSMRTLCSAFRSKVLSAVLNHRGFCASALGFSSAEQLLGSGRRGSGLALSARVRTTASDALLKEEWLDSLSFPFSENFRQIVPVADEEIESDSDAEWVVGIDPDISGAVALLKPDGSGYSAQVFDTPNLQVLVGKKVRKRLDARSMIRLLQSFGAPLGTTAFIEQSIPYPQDGKQGWWSGGFTYGLWIGILVASGFSVVPVACRVWKDHFDLYRSSSNKEDSRRTASDLFPSLDSSLKRKKDHGRAEALLIAAYGRSLKLH is encoded by the exons ATGGCGACCATCCAAATTGGCCCACAAGCTCGCCTCTCCCGCCCAACGCCCCTCTCGATGAGGACTCTCTGTTCCGCCTTCCGATCCAAAGTCCTCTCCGCCGTTCTCAACCACCGGGGTTTCTGCGCCTCTGCCCTCGGTTTCAGCAGTGCTGAGCAGCTACTTGGCAGCGGGAGAAGGGGGTCCGGCCTCGCTTTGTCCGCTAGGGTTAGGACCACTGCTTCGGATGCCTTGCTTAAGGAGGAATGGCTGGATTccctctccttccccttctcGGAGAACTTCCGGCAGATCGTGCCCGTTGCCGACGAGGAGATTGAGAGCGATTCGGACGCCGAGTGGGTCGTCGGTATCGACCCTGATATTTCGGGAGCCGTGGCCCTCCTGAAACCCGATGGTTCTGGTTATTCTGCTCAG GTATTTGATACTCCGAACTTGCAAGTATTGGTTGGAAAAAAAGTTCGAAAGCGCTTGGATGCAAGATCCATGATCCGATTGCTTCAAAGCTTTGGTGCACCACTTG GAACTACAGCATTTATTGAGCAGTCTATTCCTTATCCACAAGATGGAAAACAG GGGTGGTGGAGTGGAGGATTTACATACGGATTGTGGATTGGGATTTTAGTGGCATCAGGATTTTCAGTTGTGCCAGTGGCATGTCGTGTTTGGAAGGACCATTTTGACCTCTATCGAAGCTCCTCAAACAAG GAAGATAGCAGGAGAACAGCTTCTGACTTGTTTCCCTCGTTGGATTCTTCcctgaaaaggaaaaaggatcaTG GACGAGCTGAGGCTCTTCTGATTGCTGCCTATGGCAGGTCTCTCAAACTGCATTAG